The Methanomassiliicoccus sp. genome includes the window TCCTCATAGCGAGGAAGCTCGTCGGCGGTCAGGTCCATCTCCGGAGGGTAGATGTATAGCGTGGTCAGACCTCCAGGAGCGAAGGATTGTTCTAGCTCCACCGTAACGAACTTGTTCTGATATGGTACCTGGCCCCAGGACCGTTCGATGTTGCGGTACCGTCTTCCTCGCTTGTAGATGAACTGAGTGTCGCCTTCCTTGACGACGTTCAATCTGAACTTCAAATGGTGAACGTTAGCGGTCGGAACCTTGGCGAGATTCTCCGAACATTGCGTTACACCCCTGGCGTTAATTTGCTCCGAACTCCGAACATAGAGGATATCCAGCTCAGGACCGCGAGGCCCCTTCTCATAGAGTACCGGCTTCTCCTTGCCCGGAATCCGCTTGATGAAGTTCCCTTCCTCCAAAGCCTTCGCATGTTCGCTCACAGTCGATCGCTTGAGGTCAAGGAGCTTAGCCACGCTGGCCTGACACTTCCCTTCCGCTAAGTGAGCGTATATCTTTAGGCGGGTCTCGCGGGTGGAGAGGGGTTTTACGGGGGTGCTCATCTCCCCCCTCCTACATGGTGATGTTCGGAGCTATGTTCGGAATTTGCGGAAAGATTTGGAAAACTCCGAACATAGCGCTTAGCCAGCATATGTTCGGACATGTTCGGAGCTATGTTCGGAATGGACAGATTTGTACCCGAACTCCGAACATAGGAATTACCTAACTCCGAACATGCGGGACAGGGCGTCGACGCCCTTATTCCGGAGGAAGCCGAGCAAGCTAGGCCGGGCTTCAAGGGGCACCTCAAAGCCTCGCCCCCGCGATCACGCTCTTGATTGTCTCCGGACTGAGGACGAAGGCCGCTTGCCCGTTCAACGTTCCGACGCGACGGACGAACGGCAGGTATCGAACCATGTGTATCGATTCCCGGCTCCCGAAGTGCCTGCCGTGTTCTTCCCTGACGTCGTGAATAGCTTCAATGGCGGTGAACTTGCTGAGCTTGATGCAAGAGTCCAGCATGAGCCGTTGCTTCAGGTCCAGGCCCTCAAGCATGGCTGGCTTCTGGACCGCTGGCTTGCATTCCAGTAACGCCTCCGTCTCGATGTTCTTCCTTGAAAGCATCACCAGGAAGTTTACCACCTTCCCGATCTCCAGGGCGTCCATGCCTTCCTTTTTCAGACCGTTCATTATCTGGATGGCGTCCGAGTAACAGGGGTCCTTTAGGGGGTTCTTGTTGAGCGAGGGAAAAGTAACGGGGGCCTCAATGGATTCGTCCATCAGCATCGCCTCCGGTAGATGGCCACCATCGACGGGAACAACGCTGGGTCAGCTTGCCTTCCGCTCTCATCGATGAAGCGAACCCTCCCCCTCAAGAACCGAACTTCAGCCTTCCCCCATACCCATTCATGGAACCACTCGGTATCCACTCTGGCCGGTAGAAGGCAGACAACGATCTCAGCTTCCTTCAAGCTGGACTCGTAAGCCTTCCGGATCCACTTGATGATCTCCCTTCCATACGGAGGATTCATCCAGCAACGCCCGGCCCACTCCTTAGCCAGTCCGTCATCCTCCCTGGTGAAGTATCGGGAGCACTTGGCGTTCAAGGGAGTGGCGCAGACGTCCAGGTTCAGGCTGAACTCTTCATCCAGCCTCCAGAACAGCGACCAAGGAGTACCCCACTCCGGAGTTTTCGAGGAGGTCA containing:
- a CDS encoding DNA N-6-adenine-methyltransferase, whose translation is MALSENERAAMTSSKTPEWGTPWSLFWRLDEEFSLNLDVCATPLNAKCSRYFTREDDGLAKEWAGRCWMNPPYGREIIKWIRKAYESSLKEAEIVVCLLPARVDTEWFHEWVWGKAEVRFLRGRVRFIDESGRQADPALFPSMVAIYRRRC
- a CDS encoding winged helix-turn-helix domain-containing protein, coding for MSTPVKPLSTRETRLKIYAHLAEGKCQASVAKLLDLKRSTVSEHAKALEEGNFIKRIPGKEKPVLYEKGPRGPELDILYVRSSEQINARGVTQCSENLAKVPTANVHHLKFRLNVVKEGDTQFIYKRGRRYRNIERSWGQVPYQNKFVTVELEQSFAPGGLTTLYIYPPEMDLTADELPRYEEIAALACMEISGFMQKNMGWKLGIPELTDWQRHIGIDNPALMKGVAEKYFMKSKDGKVWTSNSGGRSEEETDSIEHAQILLDLPGEVLTIKTTMVDLVEDLKLIVEALSLSKDGMERVAVINGIELKAKAKEALDKLQGSVEGSKAAAPDRNINDPGVMFG